A region of uncultured Desulfobacter sp. DNA encodes the following proteins:
- a CDS encoding MBL fold metallo-hydrolase, giving the protein MNGKIYTFEQGLEKHGLAPADIDIVIHTHLHNDHCENDYKCENAIFYVHEQELESIHNPHPLDYRYLEDYIEDVEENGQIMIVKQDSPIVEGIYVKHTPVHTKGGLTVFIDTPKGKAAITGFCIIEENYNPPPEIKGMEMAVIPPGTHVDVYSAYDIMVQVKNEADILIPLHEPRFACGDPIGM; this is encoded by the coding sequence ATTAACGGAAAAATCTATACCTTTGAGCAGGGCCTGGAAAAACACGGGCTTGCACCGGCAGACATTGATATTGTTATCCATACCCATCTGCACAACGATCATTGCGAAAACGATTATAAATGTGAAAATGCCATATTCTATGTACATGAACAGGAACTTGAATCCATCCACAACCCCCACCCCCTGGATTACCGGTACCTGGAAGATTATATCGAGGATGTGGAGGAAAACGGGCAGATCATGATAGTGAAGCAGGACAGTCCCATTGTTGAGGGTATCTATGTTAAACATACGCCGGTCCATACCAAAGGCGGCCTGACCGTATTCATTGATACACCAAAAGGCAAAGCTGCCATCACCGGATTCTGCATCATTGAAGAAAACTACAATCCCCCACCGGAAATCAAAGGCATGGAAATGGCAGTCATCCCGCCGGGTACCCATGTGGATGTCTATTCAGCCTATGATATCATGGTGCAGGTAAAGAACGAGGCAGACATCCTTATCCCCCTGCACGAACCCCGGTTTGCCTGCGGCGATCCCATCGGTATGTAA
- a CDS encoding response regulator, with amino-acid sequence MKPEQILVVDDEARIVESIFRHLTREGYSVFCAYDGLQGLALLNTQKFDLVLLDISMPGMDGYEVMAKMFELDPEVLVIIMTGFASVESAVSALKQGAWDYLKKPFEFAELVKTVKNAIAQRNLIVEKRFYASRLEASEKQYQYMVDNSPDLIFTLDENFCFSFANKQFEILLGYFPQKLQGIRFDGILHEEDRGKLFRLFQAESRPSPELFGKVLNLRFRRADAQENRYDPYAAFAFMEMKASALTPPDAGSEGDFKGIYAVARDVTDRIRLEAQLRQAQKMEAIGTLSGGIAHDFNNILMGIQGYVSLVKSGFSRESEEYKRLSNVDEYIFNGAEMARQLLDFSRKNNRQVTTTLNLNHLLKSSAKMFGRTRKDIIIRYELDKKLWPIIVDEIQIKQVLMNLFVNAWHAMPKGGQIVVKSQNVFMDIRRARKIGLPQAGDYISVCVADTGTGMDKETMSRIFEPFFTTKARGRGTGLGLATAYGIVKAHKGTFHVESSPDKGSVFMFFLPAVKKPVYTDRVLPSAVNENRLISGKGRVLLVDDEKGVIEVCKEMLETLGYEVLIADTGAQAVSLVENDVKGIDLMILDVVMPGMDGVQTYESVRQINSQIPVLVCSGFSQKEDIRQMIANGCRDYLLKPFDIAKLSEKLESVLSV; translated from the coding sequence ATGAAACCTGAACAGATTCTCGTAGTTGATGATGAAGCGCGGATTGTTGAAAGCATTTTTCGACATCTGACCAGGGAAGGCTACAGTGTTTTTTGTGCTTATGACGGCCTGCAGGGCCTGGCCCTGCTAAATACACAGAAGTTTGACCTGGTGCTGCTGGATATATCCATGCCCGGTATGGATGGATATGAGGTCATGGCTAAAATGTTTGAGCTGGACCCCGAAGTCCTTGTCATCATCATGACCGGGTTCGCTTCTGTGGAGTCTGCGGTCAGTGCCCTGAAACAGGGTGCCTGGGATTACCTGAAAAAACCCTTCGAATTTGCAGAACTGGTCAAAACCGTCAAAAATGCCATTGCCCAGCGAAATCTGATTGTTGAAAAAAGATTCTACGCCTCCCGCCTTGAGGCTTCTGAAAAACAATACCAGTATATGGTTGACAATTCGCCGGATCTGATTTTCACTTTGGATGAAAATTTTTGTTTTTCTTTTGCAAATAAGCAGTTTGAAATCCTTTTGGGGTATTTCCCCCAAAAACTGCAGGGAATCAGGTTTGACGGGATTCTCCATGAGGAGGACCGCGGCAAACTGTTCCGGCTGTTTCAGGCCGAAAGCCGGCCCTCCCCGGAGCTGTTCGGCAAGGTGCTCAATCTGCGTTTCAGAAGAGCCGATGCCCAGGAAAACAGATATGACCCGTATGCCGCCTTTGCATTCATGGAGATGAAGGCGTCGGCGCTTACCCCGCCGGACGCCGGCTCAGAGGGCGATTTCAAAGGGATTTATGCCGTGGCCAGGGATGTCACCGACCGTATACGGCTTGAAGCCCAGCTTCGCCAGGCCCAGAAAATGGAAGCCATTGGTACTCTATCCGGCGGCATTGCCCATGATTTCAATAATATTCTTATGGGTATACAGGGGTATGTCTCCCTTGTTAAAAGCGGGTTCAGCCGGGAATCGGAGGAATATAAACGGCTTTCCAATGTTGACGAGTATATTTTCAACGGTGCGGAAATGGCACGTCAACTTCTGGATTTTTCCAGGAAAAACAACCGACAGGTCACCACTACCCTGAATTTAAATCATCTGCTTAAATCCTCGGCCAAAATGTTCGGCCGCACCAGAAAAGATATCATCATCCGTTATGAGCTGGACAAAAAACTGTGGCCCATAATCGTGGATGAGATTCAGATCAAGCAGGTGCTTATGAATCTGTTTGTCAATGCCTGGCATGCCATGCCCAAAGGCGGCCAGATCGTGGTGAAATCCCAAAACGTGTTCATGGATATCCGTCGGGCCCGAAAGATAGGACTGCCCCAGGCCGGGGATTATATCAGTGTCTGCGTGGCAGACACCGGAACGGGAATGGATAAAGAGACCATGTCCCGCATATTTGAACCCTTTTTTACAACCAAGGCCCGGGGCCGGGGTACCGGCTTGGGGCTTGCCACAGCGTACGGAATTGTTAAAGCGCACAAAGGCACTTTTCATGTGGAATCCTCCCCCGACAAAGGCAGTGTATTCATGTTTTTCCTGCCTGCTGTAAAAAAGCCGGTTTACACAGACCGGGTTTTACCTTCGGCAGTCAATGAGAACCGCCTTATCTCGGGCAAGGGCCGGGTGCTTTTGGTGGATGATGAAAAAGGGGTGATAGAGGTGTGCAAGGAGATGCTTGAAACCCTTGGCTACGAAGTCCTTATTGCCGATACCGGAGCCCAGGCCGTATCCTTGGTTGAAAATGACGTCAAGGGCATTGACCTGATGATTCTGGATGTGGTTATGCCGGGCATGGACGGGGTCCAGACCTATGAGTCCGTCCGCCAGATCAATTCACAGATCCCGGTACTGGTATGTTCAGGATTCTCCCAGAAAGAAGATATCCGGCAGATGATCGCCAACGGGTGCAGGGATTATTTATTAAAACCCTTTGATATTGCCAAACTGTCGGAAAAACTTGAATCCGTTTTAAGTGTGTGA
- a CDS encoding DsrE family protein has translation MANFLFVLSKDNNESATRCFQFAKIAHSKGHHVDMFFIDSGVMWANKDRDLTIKTDTGDCPGDYLPYLVENEVTTGICTPCAKNRGLDEAGFFTNMQLDGGPHLIDMAAEAKVFNF, from the coding sequence ATGGCTAATTTTTTGTTTGTTCTCAGCAAGGATAATAACGAATCTGCCACAAGATGTTTTCAGTTTGCCAAAATCGCTCATTCAAAAGGCCATCATGTAGATATGTTTTTCATAGACAGCGGTGTTATGTGGGCCAATAAAGACAGGGATCTGACCATCAAAACCGACACGGGTGACTGCCCTGGGGATTACCTTCCCTATCTTGTGGAAAATGAAGTGACCACAGGCATCTGCACGCCGTGTGCTAAAAATCGCGGCCTGGATGAAGCCGGTTTCTTTACCAATATGCAGCTGGACGGCGGCCCCCATCTTATAGACATGGCTGCAGAAGCAAAGGTCTTTAATTTCTAG